From Micromonospora sp. NBC_01699, a single genomic window includes:
- a CDS encoding MOSC domain-containing protein translates to MRLAAIHTYPIKGCRRLDHDAARVEPWGLAGDRRWLIVDDGGVGVTQRQHPELVTLRAVPRPGGLELAAPGRPALDLAEPHGGEPIEVRVFESRPTTPALAAGPTADDWLSRLLGQPVRLAWLGDPAANPVMQPVPDGAGTSVNFADGTPLLLTSTASLDEFNAWLLESGSPEGPLPMSRFRANLVIAGGSPWAEGEWVDRRVRIGATVFRGLTQCGRCVVSATDQDTGVRGQEPLRTLAVRRNIGRRLLFGLQLAVELPPDADPVGRAVDCGTLTIGDEVELLG, encoded by the coding sequence ATGCGACTGGCCGCCATCCACACGTACCCGATCAAGGGGTGTCGCCGGCTGGACCACGACGCGGCCCGGGTCGAACCGTGGGGCCTGGCCGGCGACCGGCGCTGGCTGATCGTGGACGACGGCGGGGTCGGTGTCACCCAGCGCCAACATCCGGAACTGGTCACCCTGCGGGCGGTGCCCCGGCCCGGTGGGCTGGAACTGGCCGCGCCCGGCCGGCCCGCGCTCGACCTGGCCGAACCGCACGGCGGCGAGCCGATCGAGGTACGGGTGTTCGAGAGTCGGCCGACCACCCCGGCGTTGGCCGCCGGGCCGACCGCCGACGACTGGCTCAGCCGACTGCTCGGGCAGCCGGTCCGGCTGGCCTGGCTCGGTGACCCGGCCGCCAATCCGGTCATGCAGCCGGTCCCCGACGGTGCCGGCACCTCGGTGAACTTCGCCGACGGTACGCCGCTGCTGCTGACCAGCACCGCCTCGCTGGACGAGTTCAACGCCTGGCTGCTGGAGTCGGGCAGCCCGGAGGGGCCGCTGCCGATGAGTCGCTTCCGCGCCAACCTGGTGATCGCCGGCGGGTCGCCGTGGGCCGAGGGGGAGTGGGTCGACCGACGGGTCCGGATCGGCGCGACGGTGTTTCGTGGCCTGACCCAGTGTGGCCGGTGCGTGGTCTCCGCGACCGACCAGGACACCGGCGTACGCGGACAGGAACCACTGCGTACGCTCGCCGTCCGGCGCAACATCGGCCGCCGCCTGCTTTTCGGCCTGCAACTCGCCGTCGAACTGCCCCCGGACGCCGACCCCGTCGGCCGGGCGGTCGACTGCGGCACGCTCACCATCGGTGACGAGGTGGAGTTGCTCGGTTGA
- a CDS encoding MurR/RpiR family transcriptional regulator encodes MVATPPTDQVLDLFHGIRLTPTQRRIAHSLVQHAASAAYLSAAEIAELAQVSQPSVTRFAIALGYDGYPALRRRLREITAGERGRPASDVPAGNELQRAVSAEVENLHRLAEQLGDPDRVTTAGALLANSRPLPVLGLRAAAPLASYFAYFAAKVHPDVRVLDTGGSLLADRLDQSRTAGATALLAIVLPRYPRESLDALREARHAGLSIVVITDSAVSPAAEYADIVLPAAVGAQLVFDLHTAPMTLAMVLLQAICDAAPSHTQRRLEEFEQSAARRQVFLS; translated from the coding sequence ATGGTCGCCACGCCCCCGACGGACCAGGTCCTCGACCTGTTCCACGGCATCCGGCTGACCCCGACCCAACGCCGGATCGCGCACAGCCTGGTCCAGCACGCGGCCTCGGCGGCGTACCTGTCGGCGGCCGAGATCGCCGAACTCGCCCAGGTCAGCCAGCCCTCGGTGACCCGGTTCGCGATAGCGCTCGGCTACGACGGCTACCCCGCGCTGCGCCGCCGGCTGCGCGAGATCACCGCCGGCGAACGGGGCCGCCCGGCGTCGGACGTACCGGCCGGGAACGAACTGCAACGGGCGGTCAGCGCCGAGGTGGAGAACCTGCACCGGCTCGCCGAACAGCTCGGCGACCCGGACAGGGTCACCACCGCCGGGGCGCTGCTCGCCAACAGCCGTCCGCTGCCGGTGCTCGGGCTGCGTGCCGCCGCCCCGCTGGCCTCGTACTTCGCCTACTTCGCGGCCAAGGTGCACCCGGACGTACGGGTGCTCGACACCGGTGGCAGCCTGCTCGCCGACCGCCTCGACCAGTCCCGTACGGCCGGCGCGACCGCGCTGCTCGCCATCGTGCTGCCGCGCTACCCGCGCGAGTCCCTCGACGCGCTCCGCGAGGCGCGGCACGCCGGACTGTCCATCGTCGTGATCACCGACTCGGCGGTCAGCCCGGCCGCCGAGTACGCCGACATCGTGCTGCCCGCCGCGGTCGGCGCCCAGCTCGTGTTCGACCTGCACACCGCCCCGATGACCCTGGCCATGGTGCTGCTCCAGGCGATCTGCGACGCCGCACCCAGCCACACCCAGCGCCGGTTGGAGGAGTTCGAACAGTCCGCCGCCCGCCGCCAGGTGTTCCTCAGCTGA
- a CDS encoding GNAT family N-acetyltransferase — protein MTHRFVLDPELTAALRQQLVTLWTEVTNAGGAVGFVAPVSEDQVRPVADAAFAGIEHGPDRLLVGYAEDGAPAAFLIFADNRFALKDHWCVLKRVMVHPDRQGGGHGAALLAEAERIGRKLGLEALQVTVRGGLHLERFYQRCGYREVGRLPGALRLAPGDDRDEILMWLPLL, from the coding sequence GTGACCCACCGCTTCGTGCTCGATCCCGAGCTGACCGCAGCGCTCCGGCAACAGCTCGTCACGCTCTGGACGGAGGTGACGAACGCCGGAGGCGCGGTCGGTTTTGTCGCCCCGGTCAGCGAGGATCAGGTCCGGCCGGTGGCCGACGCCGCCTTCGCCGGCATCGAGCACGGTCCGGACCGGCTGCTGGTCGGCTACGCCGAGGACGGTGCACCGGCGGCCTTCCTGATCTTCGCGGACAACCGGTTCGCGCTCAAGGACCACTGGTGCGTACTCAAGCGGGTGATGGTGCACCCCGACCGGCAGGGCGGCGGGCACGGCGCGGCACTGCTGGCCGAGGCCGAGCGGATCGGTCGCAAGCTGGGCCTGGAGGCACTCCAGGTGACCGTCCGGGGTGGACTGCACCTGGAACGGTTCTACCAGCGCTGCGGCTACCGCGAGGTCGGCCGGCTGCCCGGCGCGCTGCGCCTCGCCCCCGGCGACGACCGGGACGAGATCCTGATGTGGCTACCGCTGCTCTGA
- a CDS encoding serine hydrolase domain-containing protein has protein sequence MRKAPPKLSMISAGVLAVAVLVAGGAGPATARPAADGRGGSGGLPTEALDAALSGITTAGMIGAFAEVRDGRATWRGATGLADITTGREVRPGYQHRVGSISKSFTATTVLQLVGEGRISLDAPVRRYLPGLAPDGVTVRMLLNHRSGIGSYDRVIFATPELVEQHRTTTFTPRELARIGLDMPATNPPGAAFAYSNTNYILAGMIVERVTGRPAAEEIRRRILRPLDLDNTYLPGTAPRITGPHSLGYVPWYAGELRDFSVYNMSWGWTAGELVSTTTDLDRFFRALFSGRLLRPAEQAQLLGFLPTDPTDPDGVRYGLGVLALPLSCGQAWGHDGVVFGYSTISLHSPDGRRQVTVALNASHYQTPGAPDPIGAATAQFISTALCGPESADSATARTSVDRELRLTPAPGLAAYAPGGLG, from the coding sequence ATGCGGAAAGCACCACCGAAACTGTCCATGATCTCGGCCGGAGTGCTGGCGGTGGCCGTACTGGTCGCGGGTGGCGCCGGGCCGGCGACGGCCCGGCCGGCGGCCGACGGTCGGGGCGGGTCCGGCGGCCTGCCGACCGAGGCACTCGACGCGGCGCTGAGCGGGATCACCACGGCCGGCATGATCGGCGCCTTCGCCGAGGTACGCGACGGCCGGGCCACCTGGCGCGGCGCCACCGGCCTGGCCGACATCACCACCGGCCGGGAGGTACGGCCGGGCTACCAGCACCGGGTCGGCAGCATCAGCAAGAGTTTCACCGCGACCACCGTGCTCCAGCTGGTCGGTGAGGGCCGGATCTCGCTCGACGCACCGGTCCGGCGCTACCTGCCCGGCCTCGCCCCCGACGGGGTGACGGTACGGATGCTGCTCAACCACCGCAGCGGCATCGGCAGCTACGACCGGGTCATCTTCGCCACGCCCGAACTTGTCGAACAGCACCGCACCACCACGTTCACCCCGCGCGAACTGGCCCGGATCGGGCTGGACATGCCGGCGACGAACCCGCCCGGCGCCGCGTTCGCGTACTCCAACACCAATTACATCCTGGCCGGGATGATCGTGGAACGGGTCACCGGACGCCCCGCCGCCGAGGAGATCCGGCGCCGGATCCTGCGCCCGCTCGACCTGGACAACACCTACCTCCCCGGCACCGCGCCCCGGATCACCGGGCCGCACAGCCTGGGCTACGTCCCCTGGTACGCGGGCGAACTGCGGGACTTCAGCGTCTACAACATGTCCTGGGGTTGGACGGCGGGCGAGCTGGTCTCCACCACCACGGACCTGGACCGGTTCTTCCGGGCACTGTTCAGCGGGCGGCTGCTGCGCCCGGCCGAGCAGGCGCAACTGCTCGGGTTCCTGCCGACCGACCCGACCGACCCGGACGGGGTGCGGTACGGGTTGGGTGTGCTGGCCCTGCCGCTGTCCTGCGGGCAGGCGTGGGGGCACGACGGGGTGGTGTTCGGGTACAGCACGATCTCGCTGCACTCGCCGGACGGCCGCCGGCAGGTGACCGTCGCGCTGAACGCCTCCCACTACCAGACGCCCGGCGCACCGGACCCGATCGGTGCGGCGACGGCTCAGTTCATCAGCACCGCGCTCTGCGGGCCGGAGAGCGCCGATTCGGCCACGGCGCGTACCTCGGTGGATCGTGAACTGCGGCTCACCCCGGCGCCGGGGCTGGCCGCGTACGCGCCGGGCGGGCTGGGGTAA
- a CDS encoding allantoate amidohydrolase — protein sequence MTGNSRSADAGVAAFRALWDEIAPIGRDPVSGGYLRYAFGEPELRLRDWFRRQAADRDMPVEQDGNGNLFAWCGDPAQGDAVLVGSHFDSVPHGGGYDGPLGIVSAFLAVDRLRAGGRVPYRPVGVVAFAEEEGARFGVPCLGSRLLTGELPVERAAALTDSDGTTLVEALGARPVGARPDLLGRIGTFVELHIEQGRALVDLAAPVGVASGIWPHGRWRMDFTGEANHAGTTRMSDRRDPMLTYAFTVLAANKEARRYGAQATVGRVEVEPNATNAVPSRVRGWLDARAAEVATLDSLVEAVGQKAAERAVRDGTGVRLTRESVTPLVEFDGGLIELFRKVLDDGVPVLPTAAGHDAGVLAAYLPTAMLFVRNPTGVSHSPAEYAGDDDCAAGVSRLADVLTALACGPVPETTGDPAEEA from the coding sequence ATGACAGGGAACAGCCGGTCGGCAGACGCGGGGGTGGCCGCGTTCCGGGCGTTGTGGGACGAGATCGCGCCGATCGGGCGTGATCCGGTCAGCGGCGGCTACCTGCGGTACGCCTTCGGTGAGCCGGAGCTGCGGCTGCGGGACTGGTTCCGGCGGCAGGCCGCCGACCGGGACATGCCGGTCGAGCAGGACGGCAACGGCAACCTCTTCGCCTGGTGCGGCGACCCGGCACAGGGTGACGCGGTCCTGGTCGGCAGCCACTTCGACTCGGTGCCGCACGGCGGCGGCTACGACGGGCCGCTCGGCATCGTCAGCGCCTTCCTGGCCGTGGACCGGCTGCGCGCGGGCGGGCGGGTGCCGTACCGGCCGGTCGGGGTGGTCGCGTTCGCCGAGGAGGAGGGGGCCAGGTTCGGCGTACCGTGCCTGGGGTCCCGGCTGCTCACCGGCGAACTGCCGGTGGAGCGGGCGGCGGCGCTCACCGACTCCGACGGCACCACCCTGGTCGAGGCGCTCGGCGCCCGGCCGGTCGGTGCCCGCCCCGACCTGCTCGGTCGGATCGGCACCTTCGTCGAGTTGCACATCGAACAGGGCCGGGCCCTGGTCGACCTGGCCGCACCCGTCGGCGTGGCCAGCGGCATCTGGCCGCACGGGCGCTGGCGGATGGACTTCACCGGCGAGGCCAACCACGCCGGCACCACCAGGATGAGCGACCGGCGCGACCCGATGCTGACGTACGCCTTCACCGTGCTCGCCGCGAACAAGGAGGCCCGACGGTACGGGGCGCAGGCCACCGTCGGCCGGGTCGAGGTGGAACCGAACGCTACCAACGCGGTGCCGTCGCGGGTCCGAGGCTGGCTCGACGCCCGCGCCGCCGAGGTCGCCACCCTGGACTCGCTGGTCGAGGCCGTCGGGCAGAAGGCGGCCGAGCGGGCGGTCCGGGACGGGACCGGCGTACGGCTGACCCGTGAGTCGGTGACCCCGCTGGTCGAGTTCGACGGCGGTCTGATCGAGCTGTTCCGGAAGGTGCTGGACGACGGCGTACCGGTGCTGCCGACGGCTGCCGGGCATGACGCCGGGGTGCTCGCCGCGTACCTGCCCACCGCGATGCTGTTCGTCCGCAACCCGACCGGGGTGTCGCACTCGCCGGCCGAGTACGCCGGTGACGACGACTGCGCCGCCGGGGTGAGCCGGCTCGCCGACGTACTGACCGCCCTGGCCTGCGGACCGGTTCCGGAGACAACCGGCGATCCGGCGGAGGAAGCATGA
- the hutU gene encoding urocanate hydratase: MYQPVRAARGSTRTAVGWAQEAAMRMLMNNLDPEVAERPEDLVVYGGTGRAARDWPSYHALIRTLTELRDDETMLVQSGRPVGVLRTHEWAPRVLLANSNLVGDWANWPEFRRLEQLGLTMYGQMTAGSWIYIGTQGILQGTYETFAAVAAKRFGDTLAGTLTLTAGCGGMGGAQPLAVTMNGGACLIVDVDPERLARRVRDRYLDRVADTLDEAVEAVLAAKRERRALSVGVVGNAAVVFPELLVRGVEIDIVTDQTSAHDPLSYLPVGVELADAAEYAAAKPAEFTDRARASMARHVAAMVGFLDAGAEVFDYGNSIRGEAQLAGYERAFDFPGFVPAYIRPLFTEGRGPFRWAALSGDPADIAATDRAVLELFPENESLARWIRLAGERVAFQGLPARICWLGYGERDRAGVRFNDMVASGELSAPVVIGRDHLDAGSVASPYRETEAMADGSDAIADWPLLNALVNTASGASWVSIHHGGGVGIGRSIHAGQVCVADGTALAGQKIERVLTNDPAMGVLRHVDAGYPSAAEVAGRTGLPIPMDRA; the protein is encoded by the coding sequence ATGTACCAGCCCGTTCGCGCCGCACGCGGCAGCACCCGTACCGCAGTCGGTTGGGCCCAGGAGGCGGCCATGCGGATGCTGATGAACAACCTCGACCCGGAGGTGGCCGAGCGCCCCGAGGACCTGGTCGTGTACGGCGGCACCGGCCGGGCCGCCCGCGACTGGCCGTCGTACCACGCGCTGATCCGGACGCTGACCGAACTGCGTGACGACGAGACGATGCTGGTGCAGTCCGGCCGCCCGGTCGGGGTGCTGCGTACGCACGAGTGGGCGCCGAGGGTGCTGCTGGCCAACTCCAACCTGGTCGGCGACTGGGCCAACTGGCCCGAGTTCCGCCGCCTGGAACAGCTCGGTCTGACCATGTATGGCCAGATGACGGCTGGCTCGTGGATCTATATCGGTACACAAGGTATTTTGCAGGGCACCTACGAGACGTTCGCCGCCGTCGCCGCGAAGCGGTTCGGCGACACCCTCGCCGGCACCCTCACGCTCACCGCCGGCTGCGGCGGCATGGGTGGCGCCCAGCCGCTCGCGGTGACCATGAACGGCGGCGCCTGCCTGATCGTCGACGTCGACCCGGAGCGGCTCGCCCGCCGGGTGCGGGACCGCTACCTGGACCGGGTAGCGGACACCCTGGACGAGGCGGTCGAGGCGGTGCTGGCCGCGAAGCGGGAGCGTCGGGCGCTGTCGGTCGGCGTGGTCGGCAACGCGGCCGTGGTCTTCCCCGAGCTGCTGGTACGCGGCGTCGAGATCGACATCGTGACCGACCAGACCAGCGCGCACGACCCACTGTCGTACCTGCCGGTGGGGGTCGAACTCGCCGACGCCGCCGAGTACGCCGCCGCCAAGCCGGCCGAGTTCACCGACCGCGCCCGCGCCTCGATGGCCCGACACGTGGCGGCGATGGTCGGCTTCCTCGACGCCGGTGCCGAGGTCTTCGACTACGGCAACTCGATCCGGGGCGAGGCCCAACTCGCCGGGTACGAGCGCGCCTTCGACTTCCCCGGCTTCGTGCCGGCGTACATCCGGCCGCTGTTCACCGAGGGCCGGGGACCGTTCCGCTGGGCGGCGCTCTCCGGCGACCCGGCCGACATCGCCGCCACCGACCGGGCCGTACTGGAACTGTTCCCGGAGAACGAGTCGCTGGCCCGGTGGATCCGGCTGGCCGGTGAGCGGGTCGCCTTCCAGGGCCTGCCGGCCCGGATCTGCTGGCTCGGGTACGGCGAACGGGACCGGGCCGGGGTCCGGTTCAACGACATGGTCGCCTCCGGCGAGCTGTCCGCCCCGGTGGTGATCGGGCGCGACCACCTGGACGCCGGGTCGGTCGCCTCGCCGTACCGGGAGACCGAGGCGATGGCCGACGGGTCCGACGCGATCGCCGACTGGCCGCTACTGAACGCCCTGGTCAACACGGCCAGCGGAGCGTCCTGGGTGTCCATCCACCACGGCGGCGGGGTGGGCATCGGTCGCTCGATCCACGCCGGGCAGGTCTGCGTCGCCGACGGCACGGCGCTCGCCGGCCAGAAGATCGAACGGGTGCTCACCAACGACCCGGCGATGGGCGTGCTCCGCCACGTCGACGCCGGCTACCCGAGCGCCGCCGAGGTGGCCGGACGCACCGGCCTGCCGATCCCGATGGACCGGGCATGA
- a CDS encoding aldo/keto reductase: protein MEIRTLGKNGPQVSALGLGTMGMSDLYGPADETEGIATIHAALDAGISLLDTGDFYGMGHNEMLIGRALRDRNRDEVNISVKFGGLRDPDLGWRGIDGRPEAVRNFLAYSLRRLGTDHIDTYRLARVDPNVPIEETIGEIAEQVKKGHVRHIGLSEAGADTIRRAHAVHPISDLQIEYSLISRGIEAQILPTVRELGIGITAYGVLSRGLLSGRWTADRQLAPDDFRSYVPRFTGDNLAANLRLVESLREIADARGATVAQVAIAWVLAQGQDIVPLVGARQRDRLTESLGALELELTPDDLAAIERAVPADSAAGTRYAAPDMVHLDSER, encoded by the coding sequence ATGGAAATCCGCACCCTCGGCAAGAACGGCCCGCAGGTCTCCGCACTCGGCCTCGGCACCATGGGCATGTCCGACCTCTACGGCCCGGCCGACGAGACCGAGGGCATCGCCACCATCCACGCCGCCCTCGACGCCGGCATCTCGCTGCTCGACACCGGCGACTTCTACGGCATGGGCCACAACGAGATGCTGATCGGCCGGGCACTGCGCGACCGGAACCGCGACGAGGTCAACATCAGCGTCAAGTTCGGCGGGCTGCGCGACCCCGACCTCGGCTGGCGCGGCATCGACGGGCGCCCCGAGGCGGTGCGCAACTTCCTCGCGTACTCGCTGCGGCGGCTGGGCACCGACCACATCGACACCTACCGGCTGGCCCGGGTCGACCCGAACGTGCCGATCGAGGAGACCATCGGCGAGATCGCCGAGCAGGTGAAGAAGGGCCACGTACGCCACATCGGCCTCTCCGAGGCCGGCGCCGACACCATCCGCCGGGCCCACGCGGTGCACCCGATCAGCGACCTCCAGATCGAATACTCGCTGATCTCACGGGGCATCGAGGCGCAGATCCTGCCGACCGTACGCGAACTCGGCATCGGCATCACCGCGTACGGTGTGCTCTCCCGTGGCCTGCTCAGCGGGCGCTGGACCGCCGACCGGCAACTCGCGCCCGACGACTTCCGCAGCTACGTACCCCGATTCACCGGCGACAACCTGGCCGCCAACCTGCGCCTGGTCGAGTCGCTGCGGGAGATCGCCGACGCCCGTGGCGCGACCGTCGCCCAGGTCGCCATCGCCTGGGTGCTCGCCCAGGGGCAGGACATCGTGCCGCTGGTCGGCGCCCGCCAGCGGGACCGGCTGACCGAGTCGCTCGGCGCGCTGGAACTGGAGCTGACCCCGGACGACCTGGCCGCCATCGAGCGGGCGGTGCCGGCCGACTCGGCGGCCGGAACCCGCTATGCCGCCCCCGACATGGTGCACCTCGACAGCGAACGGTGA
- a CDS encoding flavin reductase family protein, with the protein MHVVPGLKVLYFGTPVVLISSRNPDGTANLAPMSSAWWLNQSCLLGLGNSGQTTANLLRERECVLNLPSASMVDAVDRIALTTGRPDVPEHKITKGYRYEPDKFALGGLTEQAADLVRAPRVAQCPIQLECRVVAAHPFGGPDGDCTAFEVEVLRTHVEESLLIPGTPYVDPIGWDPLVMKFCEFFGGGENVHPSRLADGWNMPHRLAPTGG; encoded by the coding sequence ATGCACGTCGTACCCGGGCTCAAGGTGTTGTATTTCGGCACTCCGGTGGTGCTGATCAGTTCCCGCAACCCCGACGGCACCGCCAACCTCGCACCGATGTCGTCGGCCTGGTGGCTGAACCAGTCGTGCCTGCTCGGGCTCGGCAACAGTGGCCAGACCACGGCCAACCTGCTCCGCGAACGGGAGTGCGTGCTCAACCTGCCGTCGGCGTCGATGGTGGACGCGGTTGACCGGATAGCGCTCACCACCGGTCGGCCGGACGTGCCGGAGCACAAGATCACAAAGGGCTACCGGTACGAGCCGGACAAGTTCGCCCTCGGCGGACTGACCGAACAAGCGGCCGACCTGGTCCGGGCGCCCCGGGTCGCGCAGTGCCCGATCCAGCTCGAATGCCGGGTCGTCGCGGCCCACCCGTTCGGCGGTCCCGATGGTGACTGCACCGCGTTCGAGGTCGAGGTGCTGCGCACCCACGTGGAGGAAAGCCTGCTCATCCCCGGTACGCCGTACGTGGACCCGATCGGCTGGGATCCGCTGGTCATGAAGTTCTGCGAGTTCTTCGGCGGTGGGGAGAACGTGCACCCGTCCCGGCTCGCCGACGGCTGGAACATGCCGCACCGGCTCGCCCCCACCGGCGGCTGA
- a CDS encoding expansin EXLX1 family cellulose-binding protein, translating into MTDPDAAPDHGNPLGDDGTGRRGGHRRATRAPIRWLTAAGITGVAAVLGIVLAVRSGAEPACAAALAAPPTGNTVHSGKATFYDSAGAGGNCSFPSAPADRLYVALGPSEYASAAACGGYLDVTGPKGRVRVVIMDQCPECAPGHIDLSREAFARIADPVQGVVPVSYRAVVNPPSSGPLTFRMKDGTSQWWFAVQVGNHGNPLRSVEAKGTGGGFRTAGRQNYNYWIVDGGLGAGPYSIRVTDVYGRQATATNIRLAPEQVQRSTVTMSGAAAPAAGARTPTPARSPSTRPTPSAAPTAAVSEPNEPASTVEALVEPPGAAPGC; encoded by the coding sequence GTGACTGACCCGGATGCGGCTCCCGACCACGGCAACCCGCTCGGCGACGACGGCACCGGACGTCGGGGTGGTCATCGGCGGGCCACCCGTGCGCCGATCCGCTGGCTGACGGCGGCCGGGATCACCGGCGTGGCCGCCGTACTCGGCATCGTGCTGGCCGTACGTTCCGGAGCCGAACCGGCCTGTGCCGCCGCGCTTGCCGCGCCGCCGACCGGCAACACGGTCCACAGTGGAAAAGCCACCTTCTACGACTCGGCCGGAGCCGGCGGCAACTGCTCGTTTCCGAGCGCCCCGGCCGACCGGCTCTACGTCGCGCTCGGCCCGTCCGAATACGCGTCGGCAGCCGCCTGCGGCGGATATCTCGACGTCACCGGGCCGAAGGGCAGGGTACGGGTGGTGATCATGGACCAGTGCCCCGAATGCGCGCCCGGCCACATCGACCTGTCCAGGGAGGCGTTCGCGAGGATCGCCGACCCGGTTCAGGGCGTGGTGCCGGTGAGCTACCGGGCGGTGGTCAACCCGCCGTCATCCGGCCCGCTCACCTTCCGGATGAAGGACGGCACCTCGCAGTGGTGGTTCGCCGTACAGGTGGGCAACCACGGCAACCCGTTGCGCTCGGTCGAGGCGAAGGGGACCGGCGGTGGCTTCCGGACCGCCGGCCGGCAGAACTACAACTACTGGATCGTCGACGGGGGACTCGGCGCCGGGCCGTACAGCATCAGGGTGACCGACGTGTACGGGCGCCAGGCGACCGCCACCAACATCCGGCTGGCCCCCGAACAGGTCCAGCGCAGCACGGTGACGATGTCCGGGGCGGCTGCCCCGGCCGCCGGTGCCCGTACGCCGACTCCCGCCCGCTCACCGTCGACCCGCCCCACCCCGAGCGCGGCCCCGACCGCTGCGGTCAGCGAGCCGAACGAGCCGGCGAGCACGGTCGAAGCACTGGTTGAGCCGCCCGGCGCCGCGCCCGGCTGTTGA
- a CDS encoding class I SAM-dependent methyltransferase — MDGTRFRRRIARTPLAPVAAFPKRLLQVARYDARVVRVSARWLFTSREHHNYTYDLTRLSREHLAWFVSVLCDTPVKQVRDYLAEIESDQDLRRHIERTTAASARRGLADRHVRYARRIGWYAIVRATRPAHIVETGVDKGLGTCVLASALLRNAAEGHPGRVTSLDINPEAGYLARAEPWSGVVDLVIGDSIASIRDLDRPVDLFLHDSDHSAAHERNEFEAVEPKLAPGARLLTDNATVTNVLAEYAEHTGRRFLVYRETPARHWFPGDGIGVAW, encoded by the coding sequence GTGGATGGAACCAGGTTCCGGCGCAGGATCGCCCGTACCCCGCTCGCACCCGTCGCGGCCTTTCCGAAACGGTTGCTCCAGGTGGCCCGGTACGACGCCCGTGTGGTCCGAGTCTCCGCCCGTTGGCTGTTCACCTCCCGCGAGCACCACAACTACACGTACGACCTGACCCGGCTCAGCCGTGAACACCTCGCCTGGTTCGTCAGCGTCCTCTGCGACACCCCGGTCAAGCAGGTCCGGGACTACCTGGCGGAGATCGAGTCGGACCAGGACCTGCGCCGGCACATCGAGCGGACCACCGCCGCCTCCGCCCGCCGTGGACTGGCCGACCGGCACGTGCGCTACGCCCGCCGGATCGGCTGGTACGCGATCGTCCGCGCGACCCGACCGGCACACATCGTCGAGACCGGCGTTGACAAGGGGCTCGGCACCTGCGTACTCGCCTCGGCGCTGTTGCGTAACGCCGCCGAGGGACACCCCGGCCGGGTCACCTCCCTGGACATCAACCCCGAAGCCGGCTACCTGGCCCGAGCCGAGCCCTGGTCCGGGGTGGTCGACCTGGTGATCGGCGACTCGATCGCCTCGATCCGGGACCTCGATCGGCCGGTCGACCTGTTCCTGCACGACAGCGACCACAGCGCCGCCCACGAGCGCAACGAGTTCGAGGCGGTCGAGCCGAAGCTGGCGCCCGGCGCCCGCCTGCTCACCGACAACGCCACGGTGACCAACGTGCTCGCCGAGTACGCCGAACACACCGGCCGCCGGTTCCTTGTCTACCGGGAGACCCCGGCCCGACACTGGTTCCCCGGCGACGGCATCGGAGTGGCCTGGTAG
- a CDS encoding class I SAM-dependent DNA methyltransferase, with product MTDRFSGHDRPRLLDSTRSSYDSVAAGYSDLFIDELPRQPVLRSMLTLFAELAIGRTADVGCGPGQITAFLRARGVDVFGIDLSPGMVEQARANFPELEFEVGTMTGLDHPDGSLSGLNAWFSTIHIPDRELPGVLAEFHRVLTLGAPLMLVFQVGEAPKHFAEAWGHEVDLVLYYRRPEAVAAMLTEAGFHVLVTTVHEPVRQEPRRQAAFLIARRLD from the coding sequence GTGACCGATAGGTTTTCCGGTCATGACCGACCTCGACTCCTCGACTCGACCCGTTCCTCGTACGACTCCGTGGCCGCCGGCTACTCCGACCTCTTCATCGACGAACTGCCCCGACAGCCGGTACTGCGGAGCATGCTGACGCTCTTCGCCGAGCTGGCAATCGGGCGGACCGCCGACGTGGGGTGCGGTCCGGGGCAGATAACGGCGTTCCTGCGCGCCCGGGGGGTCGACGTGTTCGGGATCGACCTGTCACCGGGGATGGTCGAACAGGCCCGAGCCAACTTTCCGGAGCTGGAGTTCGAGGTCGGCACGATGACCGGCCTCGACCATCCCGACGGGAGCCTGTCGGGCCTCAACGCCTGGTTCTCGACCATCCACATCCCCGATCGGGAGCTGCCGGGCGTGCTGGCCGAGTTCCACCGGGTGCTGACCCTGGGGGCCCCGCTGATGCTGGTCTTCCAGGTCGGCGAGGCCCCGAAGCACTTCGCCGAGGCGTGGGGCCACGAGGTCGACCTGGTCCTGTATTACCGCCGTCCGGAGGCGGTCGCGGCGATGCTGACCGAGGCCGGTTTCCACGTCCTGGTGACAACCGTGCACGAGCCGGTCCGTCAGGAGCCGAGGCGGCAGGCGGCATTTCTGATCGCCCGCCGACTCGACTGA